The following proteins come from a genomic window of Aquimarina sp. MAR_2010_214:
- a CDS encoding ATP-binding protein: MTKHQNDHSQFNPQVQIIHVTYDSIITESDATFFDWKKGSLIFDAHPFFEILREFEKNTSSDKKELNFPCIHLEDGETEKICDVTFTLEKEEIIIILFDYTGKYKDLNQIAQQKNESILLAKELELKNKYLLEKEEFKNSFIANINHEIRTPLTSILGFVEVLEKTKLTFEQEELARIIKRESLHLNALIDDMIDLSKIESGKLKIVEERFSFQNLIDGFHESYAKVAEEKQITFETNIDPSIQEYLIGDRTRIYQILNNILTNAFKFTEEGKIIFSITKNYQRTNKLSLNFKIEDTGIGIMEENIPYLFERFTRFDLDKRISGTGLGLAIVKNLVDLLNGKIEVTSEPEKGTMFNIKLPFKFEITKSTPERKKKKYTLPKSATKFRILVVEDEEITQYLIMKVLISQGNFFVDIAINGEEAINYIERRKYDLILMDLTVSKIDGYQATHMIRNNYGDKFISEVPIIGFSGKASDAARDKCIRSGMDDFIAKPFEQEELIYKITKQIAKKAAN; the protein is encoded by the coding sequence ATGACGAAACATCAGAACGACCATTCGCAATTTAATCCACAAGTACAAATTATTCATGTTACTTATGATAGTATCATTACAGAAAGTGATGCTACTTTTTTTGATTGGAAAAAAGGCTCCTTAATTTTTGATGCTCATCCCTTTTTTGAAATCCTACGAGAATTTGAAAAAAACACCTCTTCTGATAAAAAAGAATTAAACTTCCCTTGTATTCACCTAGAAGATGGTGAAACAGAAAAAATTTGCGACGTCACGTTTACTCTTGAAAAAGAAGAAATTATAATTATTCTTTTTGATTATACAGGAAAATACAAAGACCTGAATCAAATAGCACAGCAAAAAAATGAGTCAATTTTATTAGCTAAAGAATTAGAACTTAAAAACAAATACCTTTTAGAGAAAGAAGAATTTAAGAATAGTTTTATTGCTAATATTAATCATGAAATAAGAACTCCTCTCACAAGTATATTAGGGTTTGTAGAAGTTCTAGAGAAAACCAAATTGACTTTTGAACAAGAAGAACTTGCCAGAATTATAAAAAGAGAAAGCCTTCATCTTAATGCCCTGATAGATGATATGATTGATCTGTCTAAAATAGAATCAGGAAAACTAAAGATTGTAGAAGAACGTTTTTCTTTTCAGAATTTAATAGATGGGTTTCATGAATCTTATGCTAAGGTAGCTGAAGAAAAGCAAATTACTTTTGAGACCAATATAGACCCCAGCATTCAAGAATATCTTATCGGAGACAGAACCAGAATATATCAGATTTTAAATAATATCCTGACCAATGCTTTCAAATTTACTGAAGAAGGGAAGATTATCTTTTCGATAACCAAAAATTATCAACGTACCAATAAGCTAAGTCTTAATTTTAAAATCGAAGATACTGGGATTGGTATCATGGAAGAAAACATCCCTTATCTTTTTGAGCGATTTACTCGCTTTGATCTTGACAAACGAATTTCTGGTACTGGTCTTGGACTTGCTATAGTAAAGAACCTAGTAGATCTCTTAAATGGAAAGATAGAAGTAACCAGTGAGCCCGAAAAAGGAACTATGTTTAATATAAAGCTTCCATTTAAATTTGAGATCACAAAATCAACTCCAGAACGAAAAAAGAAAAAATATACCTTACCAAAAAGCGCAACTAAATTTAGAATTTTAGTTGTTGAAGATGAAGAAATAACGCAGTATCTAATTATGAAGGTATTGATCTCGCAAGGTAATTTTTTTGTTGACATTGCTATTAACGGCGAAGAGGCAATTAATTATATAGAACGTCGCAAGTATGACTTGATTTTGATGGACCTTACGGTTTCCAAAATAGATGGATATCAAGCTACTCACATGATTCGAAATAATTATGGAGATAAATTCATTTCAGAAGTACCTATTATTGGTTTTTCTGGGAAAGCTAGTGATGCTGCCAGAGATAAATGTATACGATCTGGGATGGATGATTTTATAGCAAAACCTTTTGAGCAGGAAGAATTGATTTATAAAATCACAAAAC
- a CDS encoding Rab family GTPase: protein MKLSKKVVLLGHFGVGKTSLFRRFMDNEFSEEYKVTLGVQIKKKLIQLPDGRELSMIIWDTEGHSISIEDTRKSYLLGSHAFIYVFDLTREETYATLTKDLEYLKENYIKVPARVLGNKLDLVNEKEIRSQLTAKNIPFDGLTSAKTNKNVESFFLDLAEEITK from the coding sequence ATGAAATTGTCTAAAAAAGTAGTGCTTTTAGGGCACTTTGGCGTCGGAAAAACATCTCTATTCAGACGTTTTATGGATAACGAATTTTCTGAAGAATACAAGGTAACCCTTGGAGTTCAAATAAAAAAGAAATTGATACAACTTCCAGATGGTAGAGAGTTATCTATGATCATTTGGGATACAGAAGGGCATTCTATTAGTATAGAAGACACCAGAAAATCATACCTTCTTGGATCGCATGCCTTTATTTATGTCTTTGATCTTACCAGAGAAGAAACATACGCAACGCTTACTAAAGATCTTGAATATCTTAAAGAAAATTACATCAAAGTACCAGCCAGAGTGTTAGGTAATAAACTTGATCTGGTTAATGAAAAAGAAATCAGAAGCCAACTTACAGCAAAAAACATTCCTTTTGATGGCCTAACCAGTGCTAAAACAAATAAGAATGTCGAGAGTTTCTTTTTAGATTTGGCAGAAGAAATAACCAAGTGA
- a CDS encoding cell envelope biogenesis protein OmpA yields MEEQDKLKILKELLFTEEHEFADSIAQKIDDLTKIVHQKKELSNKVDPIIDDRLEEFVQEIPKTLGPTITETLREEIQNSQDAVVEALFPIIGKMIKKYIAHEMKLLSENITRKTKKAFSFRNWFRKTKAKVQGVSEGDLAITDYAKPRLIQMFVIEKNSGILLADYSPLSDGTIDKEMVAGMLTAIKSFVEDAFEGGNQNLELIEYELYTIHIQNFYSYYVAAVISGAYTMMFKEVLEDQIIDFAKNHISSKDLENSTLFTKKLKKYFADEIV; encoded by the coding sequence ATGGAAGAGCAGGATAAACTTAAAATTCTTAAAGAACTTCTTTTTACAGAAGAACACGAATTTGCCGATTCCATTGCTCAAAAGATTGATGATTTAACCAAAATTGTTCACCAAAAAAAAGAGCTCTCCAATAAAGTCGATCCCATAATTGATGACAGACTAGAGGAATTCGTACAAGAAATCCCTAAAACCTTAGGGCCAACCATTACAGAAACCTTACGAGAAGAAATCCAAAATTCCCAAGATGCTGTAGTAGAAGCTTTATTTCCTATCATTGGTAAAATGATCAAGAAATATATTGCTCATGAAATGAAATTATTGAGTGAAAACATTACTAGAAAAACAAAAAAAGCATTTTCTTTCAGAAATTGGTTTCGCAAAACTAAAGCCAAGGTTCAAGGAGTTAGTGAAGGTGATCTTGCTATTACAGATTACGCAAAACCAAGGTTAATACAAATGTTTGTTATCGAAAAAAACTCTGGTATATTACTTGCAGATTATAGCCCATTATCAGATGGCACTATAGATAAAGAAATGGTTGCAGGAATGCTCACCGCTATAAAAAGTTTTGTTGAAGATGCTTTTGAAGGAGGGAATCAAAATTTAGAACTCATAGAGTATGAATTGTATACCATACATATACAAAATTTTTACTCGTATTATGTAGCTGCTGTAATTTCTGGAGCATATACTATGATGTTTAAAGAAGTTTTGGAAGATCAGATTATAGATTTTGCTAAAAATCATATTTCTAGCAAAGATTTAGAAAACAGCACCCTTTTTACTAAAAAATTAAAAAAATATTTTGCAGATGAAATTGTCTAA
- a CDS encoding fructose 1,6-bisphosphatase, translating to MAKENKAVEEKVADDPSSKIEAIKNLIFGENIAAYNSEFEKVKKEITSKKKELEDFIDDTRKELNQAIDNLSTDINIRITELEDNLADKTDMLDTKKVDKKTLGDLLINLGEKINQK from the coding sequence ATGGCTAAAGAAAATAAAGCTGTTGAAGAAAAAGTTGCTGATGACCCATCTTCAAAAATAGAAGCAATAAAGAATCTGATTTTTGGGGAAAATATTGCTGCTTATAATTCAGAGTTTGAAAAAGTAAAAAAAGAAATTACTTCAAAAAAGAAGGAGCTTGAAGATTTTATCGATGATACCCGTAAAGAGTTAAATCAAGCAATTGACAATCTAAGTACAGATATAAATATCAGAATTACTGAATTAGAAGATAATTTGGCTGATAAAACTGATATGCTTGACACCAAAAAAGTTGATAAAAAAACATTGGGAGATCTTCTTATCAACCTAGGCGAGAAAATCAATCAAAAATAA
- the fbp gene encoding class 1 fructose-bisphosphatase, producing MTRRNQTLGEFIIENQNDFPYASGELSRLINSIRLAAKMVNHEVNKAGLVDITGAAGETNIQGEDQQKLDVLANETFINTLTNREIVCGIASEENDEFITIKGQKNDHRNNYVVLMDPLDGSSNIDVNVSVGTIFSIYRRITPTGTPVTLDDFLQPGNLQVAAGYIIYGTSTMLVYTTGHGVNGFTLNPALGTYYLSHPNMKFPEDGNIYSVNEGNYIHFPQGIKDYIKYCQEEKEDRPYTSRYIGSLVSDIHRNMIKGGVYMYPNTSKSPNGKLRLLYECNPMAFITEQAGGKASDGYRRIMDIKPTQLHERTPFICGSKNMVEKVESFMK from the coding sequence ATGACAAGAAGAAATCAAACCTTAGGAGAATTTATTATAGAGAATCAAAATGATTTTCCGTATGCAAGCGGAGAGCTTTCTCGTTTGATCAACTCAATTCGATTAGCTGCAAAAATGGTGAATCATGAGGTAAACAAAGCTGGATTAGTTGATATTACGGGAGCTGCCGGAGAAACCAACATACAAGGTGAAGATCAACAAAAATTAGATGTTTTGGCTAATGAGACCTTTATCAACACTCTTACAAATAGAGAGATTGTATGTGGAATTGCCTCTGAAGAAAACGATGAGTTCATTACTATAAAAGGGCAAAAAAACGACCATCGCAATAATTATGTGGTTCTTATGGATCCATTAGATGGGAGTTCTAATATAGATGTTAATGTTTCTGTGGGAACCATTTTCTCGATCTATCGAAGGATAACGCCAACAGGAACTCCTGTAACTTTGGATGACTTTTTACAACCTGGTAATTTACAGGTAGCAGCAGGATATATCATTTATGGAACCTCTACTATGCTTGTCTACACTACAGGTCATGGTGTGAATGGTTTTACATTAAATCCTGCATTGGGAACATACTATTTATCACACCCTAATATGAAATTCCCGGAAGACGGTAACATATACTCAGTAAACGAAGGTAACTATATTCATTTCCCCCAAGGGATTAAAGACTATATCAAATATTGCCAGGAAGAAAAAGAAGATCGCCCATATACTTCGAGATATATTGGTTCTCTGGTGAGTGATATTCATCGTAATATGATAAAAGGAGGAGTGTATATGTATCCAAATACTTCAAAATCTCCTAATGGAAAACTTCGCTTATTATACGAGTGCAATCCTATGGCATTTATTACTGAGCAAGCTGGCGGTAAGGCTAGTGATGGATATAGACGAATCATGGATATTAAACCGACTCAATTGCATGAACGTACTCCTTTTATTTGTGGTAGTAAAAATATGGTTGAAAAAGTAGAGTCGTTTATGAAATAA
- a CDS encoding GNAT family N-acetyltransferase: MNYVIRDAKQEDMAQVLGLIQELAIFEKEPDAVEITVEELIREGFGDHPLFHCFVAEVKDEIVGIALVYYRFSTWQGRSIHLEDLIVKESMRGTGLGKALYKEVLKYAKSKGVRRVEWVVLDWNTPAIDFYEKSGAKLLKDWYLVQMDQDGVNKFVSES; this comes from the coding sequence ATGAATTATGTAATTAGAGATGCCAAACAAGAAGATATGGCTCAAGTGTTGGGTTTAATCCAAGAATTGGCAATTTTTGAAAAAGAACCTGATGCGGTTGAAATAACTGTTGAAGAACTTATACGTGAGGGTTTTGGAGATCATCCGCTTTTTCATTGTTTTGTAGCAGAAGTAAAAGATGAAATAGTAGGAATAGCCTTGGTTTATTATCGATTTTCTACCTGGCAGGGACGTTCTATTCATTTAGAAGATCTTATCGTTAAAGAATCTATGAGAGGAACTGGTTTGGGTAAAGCATTATATAAAGAAGTGCTAAAATACGCTAAATCAAAAGGAGTGAGAAGAGTAGAGTGGGTTGTTTTGGATTGGAATACTCCTGCTATTGATTTTTATGAAAAAAGCGGAGCAAAGCTTTTAAAAGATTGGTATTTGGTTCAAATGGATCAGGATGGAGTTAATAAATTTGTGTCAGAATCATAA
- a CDS encoding aspartate kinase, with amino-acid sequence MRVFKFGGASVKDANGVKNVLNVLDKTGFSNLVIVISAMGKTTNALERIVELYSNNSKELKTSLRDLEIYHNEILEALFENKQHPVFDRIEGLLLDMQTTLTRNKSTQYDYVYDQIVSYGELISTTIVSEYLNHKGYQNEWLDARDFIKTDNIYRDAEVDWETTQHLILEKVNKNGLSITQGFIGSDENNFTTTLGREGSDYTAGILAYCLNADSVSIWKDVPGVLNADPRVFDKTQLLSHISYEEAIELAFYGASVIHPKTIQPLQRKEIPLYVKSFLNPVDQGTSVKKGQPLDPHLPCYIVKRNQVLVSLSSLDFSFIVENNISEIFSLFHQYHIKVDLIQNSAISFSVCLDDKFDHFEKLLSKLKAKFRVTYNTNVSLFTIRHFTNEAITSLERNKEILLKQITRETYQMVSRD; translated from the coding sequence ATGAGAGTTTTTAAATTCGGTGGAGCATCTGTAAAAGATGCTAATGGGGTAAAAAATGTACTCAATGTACTTGATAAAACAGGGTTTTCTAATCTTGTAATTGTTATTTCCGCAATGGGAAAGACAACCAATGCTTTAGAGCGTATTGTCGAATTATATAGTAACAATAGTAAAGAACTCAAAACATCACTTCGAGATCTGGAGATTTATCATAACGAAATTCTAGAAGCACTTTTTGAAAACAAACAACACCCTGTTTTTGATAGAATTGAAGGGCTTTTACTAGATATGCAAACAACATTGACTAGAAATAAGTCAACTCAATATGATTATGTTTATGATCAAATAGTAAGCTATGGAGAGTTAATTTCAACGACCATTGTAAGTGAGTATTTAAATCACAAAGGGTACCAGAATGAATGGTTAGATGCACGAGATTTTATTAAAACAGATAACATTTATAGAGATGCCGAGGTAGATTGGGAAACTACCCAACACTTGATACTTGAAAAGGTTAATAAAAATGGTCTTAGTATTACTCAGGGATTTATTGGATCTGATGAGAATAATTTCACTACTACTTTGGGCAGAGAAGGGAGTGATTATACTGCCGGGATTTTGGCATATTGCTTAAATGCAGATAGTGTAAGTATTTGGAAAGATGTGCCAGGGGTGCTAAATGCAGATCCCAGGGTATTTGATAAAACCCAATTATTGTCTCATATTTCTTATGAAGAAGCGATAGAACTTGCGTTTTATGGAGCTTCTGTAATTCACCCAAAAACGATTCAACCTTTACAGCGTAAAGAAATACCGCTATATGTTAAATCCTTTCTTAACCCTGTTGATCAAGGAACCTCTGTAAAGAAAGGCCAACCATTGGACCCTCACTTACCCTGTTATATTGTAAAGAGAAATCAGGTTTTAGTCTCACTTTCTTCTTTGGATTTTTCATTTATCGTCGAAAATAATATTAGTGAGATTTTTAGTCTTTTTCATCAATATCATATAAAAGTAGATCTGATTCAGAATTCTGCAATTAGTTTTTCGGTATGCCTTGACGATAAATTTGATCATTTTGAAAAACTTTTAAGTAAACTTAAAGCAAAATTTAGAGTTACTTATAATACAAATGTGTCCTTATTTACGATTAGACACTTTACAAATGAAGCTATTACCTCTTTAGAAAGAAATAAAGAAATTTTGCTAAAACAAATAACCAGAGAGACTTATCAAATGGTATCCAGAGATTAG
- a CDS encoding lysophospholipid acyltransferase family protein: MPIVTAREVAAGLKMEKIGFIGTFIGWVILKVTRISKINRQYDKLSHLKGLEYINTTLDLYGVTFEIPEEDLKRLPKEGPFITLSNHPLGGIDGGVLLKLMLEHRSDYKIIANFLLHSFKPLEPYVMPVNPFEDRKEAKSSHKGIKEAILHLREGKPLGIFPAGEVSTFREGKNYVDRPWEPSAMRLVQKAKVPVIPIYFHARNSRLFYRLASMSDILRTAKLPSELFSQENKVIKVRIGNPVSVKDQEEHTNLEDFTNFLRKKTYMLANPFEKKTLRESIPQNLKLPKSPKEIAVEGNINAIESELQYCRDHDKRLLTSKNYEVFLAKKKHIPNVVHEIGRLREITFREIGEGTNNSLDLDPFDEYYHHMFLWDSEAKKMVGAYRMGMGSQIYASRGIDGFYLQDLFRFEPELHKMMNESIEMGRAFIIKEYQQRPMPLFLLWKGIVHCTLRFPEHKYLIGGVSISNKFSNFSKSLMIEFMKSHYYDPYVAQYVRPKKEFKVKLKDADKDFVFDESKSDLNKFDKIIDEVEPGSLRIPVLIKKYIKQNAKVVAFNVDPLFNNAVDGLMYIRIADLPDSTVKPVMEEFQAELEQKYFKNGDK, encoded by the coding sequence ATGCCCATAGTCACAGCAAGAGAAGTAGCCGCGGGGCTCAAAATGGAAAAAATTGGTTTTATAGGCACCTTTATTGGTTGGGTGATTCTTAAAGTTACCCGGATATCAAAAATAAATCGACAGTATGATAAACTTAGCCATTTAAAAGGGCTGGAGTATATAAATACAACACTTGATTTATATGGCGTTACTTTTGAAATCCCTGAAGAAGATTTAAAACGATTGCCAAAAGAAGGACCGTTTATTACATTATCAAATCATCCGCTTGGAGGAATTGATGGAGGGGTATTACTTAAATTAATGCTTGAACATCGTTCTGATTATAAGATTATCGCAAATTTTTTATTGCATAGTTTTAAACCATTAGAACCTTATGTTATGCCTGTCAATCCTTTTGAGGATAGAAAAGAAGCAAAGTCTAGTCATAAAGGAATTAAGGAAGCTATTTTACATCTTCGAGAAGGGAAACCATTAGGTATTTTTCCGGCAGGAGAGGTATCTACTTTTAGAGAAGGAAAGAATTATGTAGATAGACCGTGGGAACCAAGTGCAATGAGATTAGTTCAAAAAGCAAAAGTTCCTGTAATTCCTATATATTTTCATGCTCGTAATAGCAGACTTTTTTATCGTTTAGCTTCTATGAGTGATATCTTAAGAACAGCTAAATTGCCGAGTGAGCTTTTTTCTCAGGAAAATAAAGTAATCAAGGTACGAATTGGTAATCCGGTTTCTGTAAAAGATCAGGAAGAGCATACTAATCTTGAGGATTTTACGAATTTCTTACGCAAGAAAACGTATATGTTAGCCAATCCTTTTGAGAAAAAGACATTAAGAGAATCGATTCCTCAAAATTTGAAATTGCCTAAATCACCTAAAGAAATAGCTGTTGAAGGAAATATCAATGCGATAGAATCAGAATTGCAATATTGTAGAGATCATGATAAACGATTATTGACCAGTAAGAATTATGAAGTTTTTCTGGCAAAGAAAAAGCATATCCCAAATGTAGTTCATGAAATAGGAAGGCTTAGAGAGATTACATTTAGAGAAATTGGAGAAGGAACTAATAATTCGTTGGATCTGGATCCTTTTGATGAATATTATCATCATATGTTTTTATGGGATAGTGAAGCAAAAAAAATGGTTGGAGCATATCGAATGGGAATGGGTTCACAGATTTATGCTAGTCGTGGTATTGACGGGTTTTACCTTCAGGATTTATTTAGATTTGAACCAGAATTACATAAAATGATGAATGAATCTATCGAGATGGGTAGAGCTTTTATTATTAAAGAATATCAACAGCGTCCTATGCCATTATTTTTACTTTGGAAAGGTATAGTACATTGTACACTTCGTTTCCCTGAACATAAGTATCTTATTGGAGGAGTTAGTATTAGTAATAAATTTAGTAATTTTTCTAAATCTCTGATGATAGAGTTTATGAAATCTCATTATTACGATCCTTATGTAGCACAATATGTTAGACCTAAAAAGGAATTTAAGGTAAAGCTAAAAGATGCTGATAAAGATTTCGTTTTTGATGAAAGTAAAAGTGATCTGAATAAATTTGATAAAATTATCGACGAAGTAGAACCAGGAAGTCTTCGTATTCCGGTTTTAATTAAAAAATATATTAAGCAAAATGCTAAAGTAGTAGCATTTAATGTTGATCCATTATTTAATAATGCAGTTGATGGTTTAATGTATATTCGTATCGCCGATCTTCCCGATAGTACTGTAAAACCTGTTATGGAAGAATTTCAGGCAGAATTAGAGCAGAAATATTTTAAAAATGGTGATAAATAA
- a CDS encoding arsenate reductase ArsC, whose product MNILVLCTGNSCRSQMAEGYLKHFAKDNATIYSAGVETHGVNPRAIAIMKEDGIDITTHTSNNLDEYLDVQFDYIITVCDNAKERCPFFPGKAERLHYNFFDPSKIDGTEEEIHTAFTKTRNQIKEYCKDFVEKNILKTISQ is encoded by the coding sequence ATGAATATTTTAGTATTATGCACCGGTAATTCCTGTAGAAGTCAAATGGCAGAAGGATATTTAAAACATTTTGCCAAAGACAACGCAACTATTTATAGTGCTGGAGTAGAAACACATGGAGTAAATCCCAGAGCAATAGCTATTATGAAAGAAGATGGTATTGATATCACTACTCATACTTCTAATAACCTAGATGAATATTTAGATGTGCAATTTGATTACATCATTACGGTATGCGATAATGCCAAAGAAAGATGCCCTTTCTTTCCTGGTAAGGCAGAACGATTGCATTATAATTTCTTTGATCCATCAAAGATAGATGGTACGGAAGAAGAAATTCATACTGCATTTACAAAAACCAGAAATCAGATTAAAGAATATTGCAAAGATTTTGTAGAGAAAAACATATTGAAAACCATATCTCAATAA
- a CDS encoding GNAT family N-acetyltransferase yields MDTTIKITYFTQEDWPTISSIYKEGIDTGIATFETQIPTWETWDVSHIKSCRIKAISKNTIAGWAALSPTSKREVYKGVAEVSIYITSKYRGLGIGKLLLYKLIEESEKGGFSTLQAGIFRNNKASIDLHKSLGFREIGYREKVAKLNNVWYDNILLERRSKIII; encoded by the coding sequence ATGGATACTACAATCAAAATAACATATTTTACCCAAGAGGATTGGCCCACAATCTCTTCAATCTATAAAGAGGGAATTGATACAGGGATTGCCACTTTTGAAACTCAGATACCTACTTGGGAAACATGGGATGTTTCGCACATAAAATCGTGTAGAATTAAAGCAATCAGCAAAAATACTATTGCAGGTTGGGCAGCCCTATCCCCTACTTCAAAAAGAGAAGTATATAAAGGAGTAGCAGAAGTTAGCATTTATATAACATCAAAATATAGAGGTTTGGGTATAGGTAAACTACTTTTATACAAATTGATTGAGGAAAGCGAAAAAGGAGGATTTTCGACCTTACAAGCTGGAATATTTAGGAATAACAAAGCTAGTATTGATTTACATAAATCTCTAGGATTTAGAGAAATAGGGTATAGAGAAAAAGTGGCGAAACTAAATAATGTCTGGTACGACAATATACTCTTGGAACGAAGAAGCAAAATAATAATATAA
- a CDS encoding DUF6428 family protein, whose amino-acid sequence MNTSDFITLLAEHQDKSLLFEYAPGMLVGTNYHITEVKHVTVDAVDCGTGTDFWKETIIQLWESPNELGKPEYMSTLKALGILRKVGKMKPYEMDAVAKIEYGNTMFHTAQLHISDFEIKNDQLILKLTVNPTDCKAKEVCGITEANSEETASCAPGSGCC is encoded by the coding sequence ATGAATACATCAGACTTTATAACACTATTAGCAGAACACCAAGATAAATCATTACTATTCGAATATGCTCCAGGAATGCTGGTAGGAACTAATTATCACATTACCGAAGTAAAACATGTTACCGTTGATGCTGTGGATTGTGGCACTGGTACCGATTTCTGGAAAGAAACTATTATTCAACTATGGGAGAGTCCAAACGAGTTAGGTAAACCAGAATATATGAGCACTCTTAAAGCTTTAGGAATATTAAGAAAAGTAGGAAAGATGAAGCCTTATGAAATGGACGCCGTTGCTAAAATAGAATATGGAAATACTATGTTTCATACAGCGCAATTGCATATTTCAGATTTTGAAATTAAAAATGATCAGTTGATCCTAAAACTAACCGTAAATCCAACAGATTGCAAGGCTAAAGAAGTTTGCGGAATTACAGAAGCCAATTCTGAAGAAACTGCTTCTTGTGCACCAGGTAGTGGTTGTTGCTAG